A genomic segment from Salvia splendens isolate huo1 chromosome 13, SspV2, whole genome shotgun sequence encodes:
- the LOC121761261 gene encoding SNF1-related protein kinase catalytic subunit alpha KIN10-like isoform X1 has product MRIFTRIGYITEEFVDRNMEAEGGAADALRRNYRLGKTLGHGSFGKVKIAEHVRTGHKVAIKIINRRKMGGPEMEEKVRREIKICRLFVHPHVIRLYEVIETPTDIYVIMEHVVKGELFDYIVERGRLQEDEARHFFQQIIAGVEFCHRNMVVHRDLKPENLLLDGKGNVKVADFGLSNIMRDGHFLRTSCGSPNYAAPEVVSGKLYAGPEVDVWSCGVILYALLCGALPFDDENIPNLFKKIKSGLYTLPSHLSAGARDLIPRMLVVDPMKRITTHDIRKHPWFKVNLPRYLAVTQPNATEHLKRLDDEIIQEVLRLGFQRGQLIDSLQNRLQNDATVAYYLLLDKRSPNATGYLSANIQESTVEICFSGPYSDPNAQAFPIDGNSSPWISRKKQWAVGIQSPARPGEIMTQILGALQVLNVRWKKVGHYNMKCLFTRSIHNLDSNATSNHMNDNHYANGITSISTNGSQPSSAVKFEIQLYKTSEVEYVLDLQRLSGPVFIFLDLCAYFMMQLEFISMLTSDKKFVTSM; this is encoded by the exons ATGCGAATTTTCACTCGTATTGGATATATAACTGAGGAGTTTGTTGATAG AAACATGGAGGCTGAAGGTGGGGCTGCGGATGCACTTCGGAGGAACTACAGACTTGGGAAAACGCTCGGGCATGGCTCATTTGGAAAGGTCAAAATTGCGGAACATGTTCGGACGGGGCATAAGGTGGCCATTAAAATCATCAATCGTCGGAAGATGGGGGGTCCTGAGATGGAAGAAAAGG TgagaagagaaataaaaatatgcCGATTGTTTGTGCATCCACATGTGATCCGCCTTTATGAGGTTATAGAGACACCAACAGATATATATGTCATCATGGAGCACGTGGTGAAAGGAGAGCTCTTTGATTATATTGTGGAAAGGGGCAGGTTGCAAGAAGATGAAGCTAGACACTTTTTTCAGCAG ATTATTGCGGGAGTGGAGTTTTGCCATAGAAACATGGTCGTTCATCGTGACCTTAAGCCGGAGAACTTGCTTTTAGATGGGAAAGGCAATGTGAAGGTAGCTGATTTTGGATTAAGCAACATTATGAGGGATGGACATTTTCTAAGAACAAGTTGTGGAAGCCCAAACTATGCTGCACCTGAG GTTGTTTCTGGAAAACTTTATGCTGGGCCTGAAGTGGATGTTTGGAGCTGCGGTGTAATTTTGTATGCTCTTCTTTGTGGAGCTCTTCCTTTTGATGATGAAAACATTCCCAATCTCTTCAAGAAAATAAAG AGTGGACTGTACACTCTTCCAAGCCACTTGTCTGCTGGAGCTCGTGATTTGATTCCAAGAATGCTGGTTGTGGACCCTATGAAGAGGATAACCACTCATGACATACGAAAACATCCTTGGTTCAAAGTAAATCTTCCTCGCTATTTAGCTGTCACCCAACCCAATGCAACGGAACATCTAAAAAGG CTTGATGATGAGATCATTCAAGAAGTTCTTAGATTAGGATTTCAGAGGGGCCAGCTTATTGATTCACTGCAGAACAGGCTGCAAAATGAT GCTACTGTTGCATATTATCTACTATTGGACAAGCGGTCCCCCAATGCAACTGGCTACCTCAGTGCTAACATCCAAGAGTCCACGGTA GAAATTTGTTTTTCGGGACCTTATTCAGATCCTAATGCACAAGCCTTTCCAATTGACGGGAATTCATCACCCTGGATCTCAAGAAAGAAGCAATGGGCTGTTGGAATACAG TCCCCGGCACGTCCAGGTGAAATAATGACCCAGATTCTCGGAGCTTTGCAAGTATTAAATGTCAGGTGGAAGAAGGTCGGGCACTATAACATGAAATGCCTCTTCACTCGCAGCATTCACAACCTAGACAGCAATGCCACTAGTAACCACATGAATGACAACCATTATGCTAATGGCATAACTTCCATCAGCACAAATGGATCACAACCAAGCTCTGCTGTGAAGTTCGAAATACAG CTTTACAAAACCAGTGAAGTGGAGTATGTGCTTGATCTACAGAGGCTCAGTGGTCCTGTGTTCATCTTCTTGGATTTATGCGCCTATTTCATGATGCAGCTTGAGTTCATTAGTATGTTAACTTCCGACAAAAAGTTTGTAACATCGATGTAG
- the LOC121761261 gene encoding SNF1-related protein kinase catalytic subunit alpha KIN10-like isoform X2 has translation MRIFTRIGYITEEFVDRNMEAEGGAADALRRNYRLGKTLGHGSFGKVKIAEHVRTGHKVAIKIINRRKMGGPEMEEKVRREIKICRLFVHPHVIRLYEVIETPTDIYVIMEHVVKGELFDYIVERGRLQEDEARHFFQQIIAGVEFCHRNMVVHRDLKPENLLLDGKGNVKVADFGLSNIMRDGHFLRTSCGSPNYAAPEVVSGKLYAGPEVDVWSCGVILYALLCGALPFDDENIPNLFKKIKSGLYTLPSHLSAGARDLIPRMLVVDPMKRITTHDIRKHPWFKVNLPRYLAVTQPNATEHLKRLDDEIIQEVLRLGFQRGQLIDSLQNRLQNDATVAYYLLLDKRSPNATGYLSANIQESTEICFSGPYSDPNAQAFPIDGNSSPWISRKKQWAVGIQSPARPGEIMTQILGALQVLNVRWKKVGHYNMKCLFTRSIHNLDSNATSNHMNDNHYANGITSISTNGSQPSSAVKFEIQLYKTSEVEYVLDLQRLSGPVFIFLDLCAYFMMQLEFISMLTSDKKFVTSM, from the exons ATGCGAATTTTCACTCGTATTGGATATATAACTGAGGAGTTTGTTGATAG AAACATGGAGGCTGAAGGTGGGGCTGCGGATGCACTTCGGAGGAACTACAGACTTGGGAAAACGCTCGGGCATGGCTCATTTGGAAAGGTCAAAATTGCGGAACATGTTCGGACGGGGCATAAGGTGGCCATTAAAATCATCAATCGTCGGAAGATGGGGGGTCCTGAGATGGAAGAAAAGG TgagaagagaaataaaaatatgcCGATTGTTTGTGCATCCACATGTGATCCGCCTTTATGAGGTTATAGAGACACCAACAGATATATATGTCATCATGGAGCACGTGGTGAAAGGAGAGCTCTTTGATTATATTGTGGAAAGGGGCAGGTTGCAAGAAGATGAAGCTAGACACTTTTTTCAGCAG ATTATTGCGGGAGTGGAGTTTTGCCATAGAAACATGGTCGTTCATCGTGACCTTAAGCCGGAGAACTTGCTTTTAGATGGGAAAGGCAATGTGAAGGTAGCTGATTTTGGATTAAGCAACATTATGAGGGATGGACATTTTCTAAGAACAAGTTGTGGAAGCCCAAACTATGCTGCACCTGAG GTTGTTTCTGGAAAACTTTATGCTGGGCCTGAAGTGGATGTTTGGAGCTGCGGTGTAATTTTGTATGCTCTTCTTTGTGGAGCTCTTCCTTTTGATGATGAAAACATTCCCAATCTCTTCAAGAAAATAAAG AGTGGACTGTACACTCTTCCAAGCCACTTGTCTGCTGGAGCTCGTGATTTGATTCCAAGAATGCTGGTTGTGGACCCTATGAAGAGGATAACCACTCATGACATACGAAAACATCCTTGGTTCAAAGTAAATCTTCCTCGCTATTTAGCTGTCACCCAACCCAATGCAACGGAACATCTAAAAAGG CTTGATGATGAGATCATTCAAGAAGTTCTTAGATTAGGATTTCAGAGGGGCCAGCTTATTGATTCACTGCAGAACAGGCTGCAAAATGAT GCTACTGTTGCATATTATCTACTATTGGACAAGCGGTCCCCCAATGCAACTGGCTACCTCAGTGCTAACATCCAAGAGTCCACG GAAATTTGTTTTTCGGGACCTTATTCAGATCCTAATGCACAAGCCTTTCCAATTGACGGGAATTCATCACCCTGGATCTCAAGAAAGAAGCAATGGGCTGTTGGAATACAG TCCCCGGCACGTCCAGGTGAAATAATGACCCAGATTCTCGGAGCTTTGCAAGTATTAAATGTCAGGTGGAAGAAGGTCGGGCACTATAACATGAAATGCCTCTTCACTCGCAGCATTCACAACCTAGACAGCAATGCCACTAGTAACCACATGAATGACAACCATTATGCTAATGGCATAACTTCCATCAGCACAAATGGATCACAACCAAGCTCTGCTGTGAAGTTCGAAATACAG CTTTACAAAACCAGTGAAGTGGAGTATGTGCTTGATCTACAGAGGCTCAGTGGTCCTGTGTTCATCTTCTTGGATTTATGCGCCTATTTCATGATGCAGCTTGAGTTCATTAGTATGTTAACTTCCGACAAAAAGTTTGTAACATCGATGTAG
- the LOC121761261 gene encoding SNF1-related protein kinase catalytic subunit alpha KIN10-like isoform X3: MEAEGGAADALRRNYRLGKTLGHGSFGKVKIAEHVRTGHKVAIKIINRRKMGGPEMEEKVRREIKICRLFVHPHVIRLYEVIETPTDIYVIMEHVVKGELFDYIVERGRLQEDEARHFFQQIIAGVEFCHRNMVVHRDLKPENLLLDGKGNVKVADFGLSNIMRDGHFLRTSCGSPNYAAPEVVSGKLYAGPEVDVWSCGVILYALLCGALPFDDENIPNLFKKIKSGLYTLPSHLSAGARDLIPRMLVVDPMKRITTHDIRKHPWFKVNLPRYLAVTQPNATEHLKRLDDEIIQEVLRLGFQRGQLIDSLQNRLQNDATVAYYLLLDKRSPNATGYLSANIQESTVEICFSGPYSDPNAQAFPIDGNSSPWISRKKQWAVGIQSPARPGEIMTQILGALQVLNVRWKKVGHYNMKCLFTRSIHNLDSNATSNHMNDNHYANGITSISTNGSQPSSAVKFEIQLYKTSEVEYVLDLQRLSGPVFIFLDLCAYFMMQLEFISMLTSDKKFVTSM; the protein is encoded by the exons ATGGAGGCTGAAGGTGGGGCTGCGGATGCACTTCGGAGGAACTACAGACTTGGGAAAACGCTCGGGCATGGCTCATTTGGAAAGGTCAAAATTGCGGAACATGTTCGGACGGGGCATAAGGTGGCCATTAAAATCATCAATCGTCGGAAGATGGGGGGTCCTGAGATGGAAGAAAAGG TgagaagagaaataaaaatatgcCGATTGTTTGTGCATCCACATGTGATCCGCCTTTATGAGGTTATAGAGACACCAACAGATATATATGTCATCATGGAGCACGTGGTGAAAGGAGAGCTCTTTGATTATATTGTGGAAAGGGGCAGGTTGCAAGAAGATGAAGCTAGACACTTTTTTCAGCAG ATTATTGCGGGAGTGGAGTTTTGCCATAGAAACATGGTCGTTCATCGTGACCTTAAGCCGGAGAACTTGCTTTTAGATGGGAAAGGCAATGTGAAGGTAGCTGATTTTGGATTAAGCAACATTATGAGGGATGGACATTTTCTAAGAACAAGTTGTGGAAGCCCAAACTATGCTGCACCTGAG GTTGTTTCTGGAAAACTTTATGCTGGGCCTGAAGTGGATGTTTGGAGCTGCGGTGTAATTTTGTATGCTCTTCTTTGTGGAGCTCTTCCTTTTGATGATGAAAACATTCCCAATCTCTTCAAGAAAATAAAG AGTGGACTGTACACTCTTCCAAGCCACTTGTCTGCTGGAGCTCGTGATTTGATTCCAAGAATGCTGGTTGTGGACCCTATGAAGAGGATAACCACTCATGACATACGAAAACATCCTTGGTTCAAAGTAAATCTTCCTCGCTATTTAGCTGTCACCCAACCCAATGCAACGGAACATCTAAAAAGG CTTGATGATGAGATCATTCAAGAAGTTCTTAGATTAGGATTTCAGAGGGGCCAGCTTATTGATTCACTGCAGAACAGGCTGCAAAATGAT GCTACTGTTGCATATTATCTACTATTGGACAAGCGGTCCCCCAATGCAACTGGCTACCTCAGTGCTAACATCCAAGAGTCCACGGTA GAAATTTGTTTTTCGGGACCTTATTCAGATCCTAATGCACAAGCCTTTCCAATTGACGGGAATTCATCACCCTGGATCTCAAGAAAGAAGCAATGGGCTGTTGGAATACAG TCCCCGGCACGTCCAGGTGAAATAATGACCCAGATTCTCGGAGCTTTGCAAGTATTAAATGTCAGGTGGAAGAAGGTCGGGCACTATAACATGAAATGCCTCTTCACTCGCAGCATTCACAACCTAGACAGCAATGCCACTAGTAACCACATGAATGACAACCATTATGCTAATGGCATAACTTCCATCAGCACAAATGGATCACAACCAAGCTCTGCTGTGAAGTTCGAAATACAG CTTTACAAAACCAGTGAAGTGGAGTATGTGCTTGATCTACAGAGGCTCAGTGGTCCTGTGTTCATCTTCTTGGATTTATGCGCCTATTTCATGATGCAGCTTGAGTTCATTAGTATGTTAACTTCCGACAAAAAGTTTGTAACATCGATGTAG
- the LOC121761263 gene encoding LON peptidase N-terminal domain and RING finger protein 1-like isoform X3: METSPAAGFSLEGIDDVQDLPWNEEGSSISWERYSHLYDLMHRGNTAFREDRLDQAIELYSRANHIKPGDSIILSNRCAAYLRISQFLRSRPPSASEHRPLNGLDPTTHAGLALNDAVKVMNLESNTAASYILKANALILLEKYELAQDVIWSGLQIDPQSSNALSNLEKKIANNFSRRSHVNPQRTDDYDCTLCLKLLYEPITTPCGHSFCRSCLFQTMDRGNRCPLCRTVLFISPRTCAISVTLNNIIEKSFPEEYAERKLEQLSLTNPGPDLLPLFAMDVILPCQKLQLNIFEPRYRLMVRRIMEGNRRMGMVVIDPSTGSVVDYACEVEITDCEPLPDGRFFLEVESRRRCRIIRNWDQDGYRVAEVEWVNDISPPEGSERNDLLEMTNKAAVFARQWINEAQEAAQGGNYRIRLAELFKAEGLMPPTPTRDPERFSFWLATLTNRRPSERLELLRLSDTRERITRSLLFMKAEEQGCRLQ; encoded by the exons ATGGAGACTTCCCCAGCTGCCGGATTCAGCTTGGAAGGGATTGATGATGTCCAGGATTTACCATGG AATGAGGAGGGATCATCAATCTCATGGGAGAGGTATAGCCATCTCTACGACCTCATGCATAGGGGAAACACGGCATTTCGTGAAGATCGATTAGATCAG GCAATTGAATTATACTCGAGAGCTAACCACATTAAGCCTGGTGATTCTATTATTCTGAGCAACCGATGTGCTGCCTATCTCCG GATTAGCCAATTCCTCAGAAGCAGGCCTCCTTCTGCTTCAGAACATAGGCCATTGAATGGGTTGGATCCAACAACTCATGCTGGG CTTGCACTAAATGATGCGGTGAAGGTGATGAATCTGGAAAGTAATACAGCAGCCTCCTACATTCTTAAGGCCAATGCTCTTATTTTG TTGGAAAAGTACGAGCTGGCTCAAGATGTTATTTGGTCAGGCCTTCAGATTGATCCTCAAAG CAGCAATGCTCTTTCAAATTTAGAGAAGAAAATAGCCAACAATTTTTCAAGGAGAAGCCATGTAAATCCTCAACGAACAGATGATTATGATTGCACTCTATGTTTGAAGTTACTGTACGAACCAATCACAACTCCTTGTGGGCATTCTTTCTGCCGGTCATGCCTGTTTCAGACTATGGACCGAG GTAATAGATGTCCTTTGTGTCGTACTGTTTTGTTTATTAGCCCCAGGACATGTGCAATCAG TGTCACATTGAACAACATCATAGAGAAGAGCTTTCCAGAGGAATATGCAGAGAGGAAATTGGAGCAACTCAGTTTGACAAACCCTGGTCCTGATTTGTTGCCTCTTTTTGCCATGGATGTTATCCTACCATGCCAGAAGTTACAGCTGAACATTTTTGAACCGCGCTATAGACTTATG GTGAGGAGGATAATGGAGGGTAATCGCCGGATGGGAATG GTTGTGATTGACCCATCAACTGGTTCAGTCGTTGATTATGCATGTGAGGTTGAGATTACGGA CTGCGAGCCTCTTCCAGATGGGCGTTTCTTTTTAGAG GTTGAAAGTCGGCGGAGATGTCGTATCATTAGAAATTGGGATCAAGATGG ATACCGTGTAGCCGAGGTTGAATGGGTGAATGACATATCTCCTCCAGAGGGAAGTGAGAGAAATGAT TTGCTGGAGATGACAAATAAGGCAGCAGTTTTTGCTCGCCAATGGATAAATGAGGCACAAGAAGCAGCACAAGGGGGTAACT ATAGAATAAGGCTTGCAGAGCTTTTTAAAGCCGAAGGATTGATGCCCCCCACTCCCACACGTGATCCTGAGCGCTTCAGTTTTTGG CTTGCTACATTGACAAATCGTAGGCCATCAGAAAGATTAGAGCTCCTTCGGCTTAGTGATACTCGGGAG AGGATTACAAGGTCTCTTCTTTTTATGAAGGCGGAAGAGCAAGGATGTAGGCTGCAGTGA
- the LOC121761263 gene encoding LON peptidase N-terminal domain and RING finger protein 1-like isoform X2 — protein METSPAAGFSLEGIDDVQDLPWQNEEGSSISWERYSHLYDLMHRGNTAFREDRLDQAIELYSRANHIKPGDSIILSNRCAAYLRISQFLRSRPPSASEHRPLNGLDPTTHAGLALNDAVKVMNLESNTAASYILKANALILLEKYELAQDVIWSGLQIDPQSNALSNLEKKIANNFSRRSHVNPQRTDDYDCTLCLKLLYEPITTPCGHSFCRSCLFQTMDRGNRCPLCRTVLFISPRTCAISVTLNNIIEKSFPEEYAERKLEQLSLTNPGPDLLPLFAMDVILPCQKLQLNIFEPRYRLMVRRIMEGNRRMGMVVIDPSTGSVVDYACEVEITDCEPLPDGRFFLEVESRRRCRIIRNWDQDGYRVAEVEWVNDISPPEGSERNDLLEMTNKAAVFARQWINEAQEAAQGGNYRIRLAELFKAEGLMPPTPTRDPERFSFWLATLTNRRPSERLELLRLSDTRERITRSLLFMKAEEQGCRLQ, from the exons ATGGAGACTTCCCCAGCTGCCGGATTCAGCTTGGAAGGGATTGATGATGTCCAGGATTTACCATGG CAGAATGAGGAGGGATCATCAATCTCATGGGAGAGGTATAGCCATCTCTACGACCTCATGCATAGGGGAAACACGGCATTTCGTGAAGATCGATTAGATCAG GCAATTGAATTATACTCGAGAGCTAACCACATTAAGCCTGGTGATTCTATTATTCTGAGCAACCGATGTGCTGCCTATCTCCG GATTAGCCAATTCCTCAGAAGCAGGCCTCCTTCTGCTTCAGAACATAGGCCATTGAATGGGTTGGATCCAACAACTCATGCTGGG CTTGCACTAAATGATGCGGTGAAGGTGATGAATCTGGAAAGTAATACAGCAGCCTCCTACATTCTTAAGGCCAATGCTCTTATTTTG TTGGAAAAGTACGAGCTGGCTCAAGATGTTATTTGGTCAGGCCTTCAGATTGATCCTCAAAG CAATGCTCTTTCAAATTTAGAGAAGAAAATAGCCAACAATTTTTCAAGGAGAAGCCATGTAAATCCTCAACGAACAGATGATTATGATTGCACTCTATGTTTGAAGTTACTGTACGAACCAATCACAACTCCTTGTGGGCATTCTTTCTGCCGGTCATGCCTGTTTCAGACTATGGACCGAG GTAATAGATGTCCTTTGTGTCGTACTGTTTTGTTTATTAGCCCCAGGACATGTGCAATCAG TGTCACATTGAACAACATCATAGAGAAGAGCTTTCCAGAGGAATATGCAGAGAGGAAATTGGAGCAACTCAGTTTGACAAACCCTGGTCCTGATTTGTTGCCTCTTTTTGCCATGGATGTTATCCTACCATGCCAGAAGTTACAGCTGAACATTTTTGAACCGCGCTATAGACTTATG GTGAGGAGGATAATGGAGGGTAATCGCCGGATGGGAATG GTTGTGATTGACCCATCAACTGGTTCAGTCGTTGATTATGCATGTGAGGTTGAGATTACGGA CTGCGAGCCTCTTCCAGATGGGCGTTTCTTTTTAGAG GTTGAAAGTCGGCGGAGATGTCGTATCATTAGAAATTGGGATCAAGATGG ATACCGTGTAGCCGAGGTTGAATGGGTGAATGACATATCTCCTCCAGAGGGAAGTGAGAGAAATGAT TTGCTGGAGATGACAAATAAGGCAGCAGTTTTTGCTCGCCAATGGATAAATGAGGCACAAGAAGCAGCACAAGGGGGTAACT ATAGAATAAGGCTTGCAGAGCTTTTTAAAGCCGAAGGATTGATGCCCCCCACTCCCACACGTGATCCTGAGCGCTTCAGTTTTTGG CTTGCTACATTGACAAATCGTAGGCCATCAGAAAGATTAGAGCTCCTTCGGCTTAGTGATACTCGGGAG AGGATTACAAGGTCTCTTCTTTTTATGAAGGCGGAAGAGCAAGGATGTAGGCTGCAGTGA
- the LOC121761263 gene encoding LON peptidase N-terminal domain and RING finger protein 1-like isoform X4 translates to METSPAAGFSLEGIDDVQDLPWQNEEGSSISWERYSHLYDLMHRGNTAFREDRLDQAIELYSRANHIKPGDSIILSNRCAAYLRISQFLRSRPPSASEHRPLNGLDPTTHAGLALNDAVKVMNLESNTAASYILKANALILLEKYELAQDVIWSGLQIDPQSSNALSNLEKKIANNFSRRSHVNPQRTDDYDCTLCLKLLYEPITTPCGHSFCRSCLFQTMDRGNRCPLCRTVLFISPRTCAISVTLNNIIEKSFPEEYAERKLEQLSLTNPGPDLLPLFAMDVILPCQKLQLNIFEPRYRLMVRRIMEGNRRMGMVVIDPSTGSVVDYACEVEITDCEPLPDGRFFLEVESRRRCRIIRNWDQDGYRVAEVEWVNDISPPEGSERNDLLEMTNKAAVFARQWINEAQEAAQGDRIRLAELFKAEGLMPPTPTRDPERFSFWLATLTNRRPSERLELLRLSDTRERITRSLLFMKAEEQGCRLQ, encoded by the exons ATGGAGACTTCCCCAGCTGCCGGATTCAGCTTGGAAGGGATTGATGATGTCCAGGATTTACCATGG CAGAATGAGGAGGGATCATCAATCTCATGGGAGAGGTATAGCCATCTCTACGACCTCATGCATAGGGGAAACACGGCATTTCGTGAAGATCGATTAGATCAG GCAATTGAATTATACTCGAGAGCTAACCACATTAAGCCTGGTGATTCTATTATTCTGAGCAACCGATGTGCTGCCTATCTCCG GATTAGCCAATTCCTCAGAAGCAGGCCTCCTTCTGCTTCAGAACATAGGCCATTGAATGGGTTGGATCCAACAACTCATGCTGGG CTTGCACTAAATGATGCGGTGAAGGTGATGAATCTGGAAAGTAATACAGCAGCCTCCTACATTCTTAAGGCCAATGCTCTTATTTTG TTGGAAAAGTACGAGCTGGCTCAAGATGTTATTTGGTCAGGCCTTCAGATTGATCCTCAAAG CAGCAATGCTCTTTCAAATTTAGAGAAGAAAATAGCCAACAATTTTTCAAGGAGAAGCCATGTAAATCCTCAACGAACAGATGATTATGATTGCACTCTATGTTTGAAGTTACTGTACGAACCAATCACAACTCCTTGTGGGCATTCTTTCTGCCGGTCATGCCTGTTTCAGACTATGGACCGAG GTAATAGATGTCCTTTGTGTCGTACTGTTTTGTTTATTAGCCCCAGGACATGTGCAATCAG TGTCACATTGAACAACATCATAGAGAAGAGCTTTCCAGAGGAATATGCAGAGAGGAAATTGGAGCAACTCAGTTTGACAAACCCTGGTCCTGATTTGTTGCCTCTTTTTGCCATGGATGTTATCCTACCATGCCAGAAGTTACAGCTGAACATTTTTGAACCGCGCTATAGACTTATG GTGAGGAGGATAATGGAGGGTAATCGCCGGATGGGAATG GTTGTGATTGACCCATCAACTGGTTCAGTCGTTGATTATGCATGTGAGGTTGAGATTACGGA CTGCGAGCCTCTTCCAGATGGGCGTTTCTTTTTAGAG GTTGAAAGTCGGCGGAGATGTCGTATCATTAGAAATTGGGATCAAGATGG ATACCGTGTAGCCGAGGTTGAATGGGTGAATGACATATCTCCTCCAGAGGGAAGTGAGAGAAATGAT TTGCTGGAGATGACAAATAAGGCAGCAGTTTTTGCTCGCCAATGGATAAATGAGGCACAAGAAGCAGCACAAGGGG ATAGAATAAGGCTTGCAGAGCTTTTTAAAGCCGAAGGATTGATGCCCCCCACTCCCACACGTGATCCTGAGCGCTTCAGTTTTTGG CTTGCTACATTGACAAATCGTAGGCCATCAGAAAGATTAGAGCTCCTTCGGCTTAGTGATACTCGGGAG AGGATTACAAGGTCTCTTCTTTTTATGAAGGCGGAAGAGCAAGGATGTAGGCTGCAGTGA
- the LOC121761263 gene encoding LON peptidase N-terminal domain and RING finger protein 1-like isoform X1, protein METSPAAGFSLEGIDDVQDLPWQNEEGSSISWERYSHLYDLMHRGNTAFREDRLDQAIELYSRANHIKPGDSIILSNRCAAYLRISQFLRSRPPSASEHRPLNGLDPTTHAGLALNDAVKVMNLESNTAASYILKANALILLEKYELAQDVIWSGLQIDPQSSNALSNLEKKIANNFSRRSHVNPQRTDDYDCTLCLKLLYEPITTPCGHSFCRSCLFQTMDRGNRCPLCRTVLFISPRTCAISVTLNNIIEKSFPEEYAERKLEQLSLTNPGPDLLPLFAMDVILPCQKLQLNIFEPRYRLMVRRIMEGNRRMGMVVIDPSTGSVVDYACEVEITDCEPLPDGRFFLEVESRRRCRIIRNWDQDGYRVAEVEWVNDISPPEGSERNDLLEMTNKAAVFARQWINEAQEAAQGGNYRIRLAELFKAEGLMPPTPTRDPERFSFWLATLTNRRPSERLELLRLSDTRERITRSLLFMKAEEQGCRLQ, encoded by the exons ATGGAGACTTCCCCAGCTGCCGGATTCAGCTTGGAAGGGATTGATGATGTCCAGGATTTACCATGG CAGAATGAGGAGGGATCATCAATCTCATGGGAGAGGTATAGCCATCTCTACGACCTCATGCATAGGGGAAACACGGCATTTCGTGAAGATCGATTAGATCAG GCAATTGAATTATACTCGAGAGCTAACCACATTAAGCCTGGTGATTCTATTATTCTGAGCAACCGATGTGCTGCCTATCTCCG GATTAGCCAATTCCTCAGAAGCAGGCCTCCTTCTGCTTCAGAACATAGGCCATTGAATGGGTTGGATCCAACAACTCATGCTGGG CTTGCACTAAATGATGCGGTGAAGGTGATGAATCTGGAAAGTAATACAGCAGCCTCCTACATTCTTAAGGCCAATGCTCTTATTTTG TTGGAAAAGTACGAGCTGGCTCAAGATGTTATTTGGTCAGGCCTTCAGATTGATCCTCAAAG CAGCAATGCTCTTTCAAATTTAGAGAAGAAAATAGCCAACAATTTTTCAAGGAGAAGCCATGTAAATCCTCAACGAACAGATGATTATGATTGCACTCTATGTTTGAAGTTACTGTACGAACCAATCACAACTCCTTGTGGGCATTCTTTCTGCCGGTCATGCCTGTTTCAGACTATGGACCGAG GTAATAGATGTCCTTTGTGTCGTACTGTTTTGTTTATTAGCCCCAGGACATGTGCAATCAG TGTCACATTGAACAACATCATAGAGAAGAGCTTTCCAGAGGAATATGCAGAGAGGAAATTGGAGCAACTCAGTTTGACAAACCCTGGTCCTGATTTGTTGCCTCTTTTTGCCATGGATGTTATCCTACCATGCCAGAAGTTACAGCTGAACATTTTTGAACCGCGCTATAGACTTATG GTGAGGAGGATAATGGAGGGTAATCGCCGGATGGGAATG GTTGTGATTGACCCATCAACTGGTTCAGTCGTTGATTATGCATGTGAGGTTGAGATTACGGA CTGCGAGCCTCTTCCAGATGGGCGTTTCTTTTTAGAG GTTGAAAGTCGGCGGAGATGTCGTATCATTAGAAATTGGGATCAAGATGG ATACCGTGTAGCCGAGGTTGAATGGGTGAATGACATATCTCCTCCAGAGGGAAGTGAGAGAAATGAT TTGCTGGAGATGACAAATAAGGCAGCAGTTTTTGCTCGCCAATGGATAAATGAGGCACAAGAAGCAGCACAAGGGGGTAACT ATAGAATAAGGCTTGCAGAGCTTTTTAAAGCCGAAGGATTGATGCCCCCCACTCCCACACGTGATCCTGAGCGCTTCAGTTTTTGG CTTGCTACATTGACAAATCGTAGGCCATCAGAAAGATTAGAGCTCCTTCGGCTTAGTGATACTCGGGAG AGGATTACAAGGTCTCTTCTTTTTATGAAGGCGGAAGAGCAAGGATGTAGGCTGCAGTGA